In Vicinamibacteria bacterium, a genomic segment contains:
- the lptD gene encoding LPS assembly protein LptD — MRSLFIIPALVASLVPVVCAVAAEPTDPQIGPAPKKAKPKRPPPEPGEGLPPGEFRLRADTQEEVSKGHYQARGFVDLRTSDARLQADRLDLYETENADGTKSRRAVAEGNVVFMRGEERIAGDRLEMDMDSGEGTFENALGFVEPGVFVEGRKIFRLDAKTYRVEDGKFTSCAQPNPRWMFSASSARIEVNDKIVATNAIFRVKSFPAFYLPVIVYPIRQDQRSTGFLLPHFGYSTFRGFNVGDGFFWAMGRSADQTFSFDNYSSYGKGFGHEFRYLEDAPSRGTLHSYFFLPQGSTQWDYNLDWNALQMLPGKFQATLSLQVYSSQAFQEQSQDNFNLATSRSTHRALTLQRNFGSTVFLVSADTTDTFFGDTAVVNRHLPGISLRRLPQQIGGGFIFGYEARADGLGYGNDQTVDSYFRFDLAPEVSRPLSLSFLQVTPTARFRFTRYSATLASSDSTGTGPTAITGPARDRPLFEGTVDLRGPTFSRVFGDVSDPGRFKHVIGPEITWTYRTPVTDFNSIPKFDGADYLLGTDQITYALVQRILTKRPGPTGKLVSNEFFSWRLAQTYYVQIAEGQNNFDPNYSSSAFGPGFQPEHLSPLLSRMRIRPNPNLSGDFNLEYDVNFKQLRTIGLTSSVGGAWGNLQAGWSRSVRLSDNPADRVVAADWLRGGIHLEPVARIGVDASANYDLVQNVWVQLLGRVRYEVQCCGFVAEYLKYNYNSRVDSQFRFQIELANVGSIGNFNGDDVAARRAGLAGYR; from the coding sequence GTGCGATCCCTCTTCATCATCCCCGCCCTGGTCGCCTCGCTGGTTCCCGTCGTTTGCGCGGTCGCGGCCGAGCCCACCGACCCGCAGATCGGGCCCGCCCCGAAGAAGGCCAAGCCCAAGCGGCCGCCGCCCGAGCCCGGCGAGGGTCTCCCCCCCGGCGAGTTCCGCCTGCGCGCGGACACCCAAGAGGAGGTCTCCAAGGGGCACTACCAGGCCCGCGGCTTCGTGGACCTCCGCACCAGCGACGCGCGCCTCCAGGCCGATCGCCTCGACCTCTACGAGACAGAGAACGCCGACGGCACCAAGAGCCGGCGGGCGGTCGCGGAGGGGAACGTGGTCTTCATGCGGGGAGAAGAACGCATCGCGGGGGACCGCCTGGAGATGGATATGGACTCGGGGGAGGGGACGTTCGAGAACGCCCTCGGGTTCGTCGAGCCGGGAGTCTTCGTGGAGGGACGGAAGATCTTTCGCCTGGACGCCAAGACCTACCGGGTGGAGGATGGAAAGTTCACCTCCTGCGCCCAGCCCAATCCGCGCTGGATGTTCTCCGCCTCCTCCGCCCGCATCGAGGTGAACGACAAGATCGTGGCCACCAACGCGATCTTCAGGGTGAAGTCCTTCCCCGCCTTCTACCTGCCCGTCATCGTCTATCCCATCCGCCAGGACCAGCGATCGACCGGCTTCCTCCTCCCCCACTTCGGATACTCCACCTTTCGCGGCTTCAACGTGGGGGACGGCTTCTTCTGGGCCATGGGTCGCAGCGCCGACCAGACCTTCTCTTTCGACAACTACTCGAGCTACGGGAAGGGCTTCGGCCATGAGTTCCGCTACCTGGAGGACGCCCCCTCCCGGGGCACCCTCCATTCCTACTTCTTCCTTCCCCAGGGAAGCACGCAGTGGGACTACAACCTCGACTGGAACGCCCTGCAAATGCTCCCCGGGAAGTTCCAGGCCACCCTTTCTCTCCAGGTCTACAGCAGCCAGGCGTTCCAGGAGCAATCTCAGGACAACTTCAACCTGGCCACCTCCCGCAGCACGCACCGCGCCCTCACCCTGCAGCGGAACTTCGGCTCCACGGTGTTCCTGGTCTCCGCGGACACCACCGACACCTTCTTCGGCGACACCGCGGTCGTGAACCGCCACCTGCCCGGGATCAGCCTGCGCCGCCTCCCCCAGCAGATCGGCGGCGGCTTCATCTTCGGGTACGAGGCCCGTGCGGACGGGCTGGGCTACGGCAACGACCAGACGGTGGACAGCTACTTCCGTTTCGACCTCGCCCCCGAGGTCTCCCGCCCTCTTTCCCTGAGCTTCCTCCAGGTCACGCCCACCGCCCGCTTCCGCTTCACCCGCTATTCCGCCACCCTCGCCTCCTCCGATAGCACCGGAACCGGCCCCACCGCCATCACCGGCCCCGCCCGCGACCGGCCCCTATTCGAGGGCACGGTGGACCTGCGGGGGCCCACCTTCTCGCGGGTCTTCGGCGATGTCTCCGACCCCGGGCGTTTCAAACACGTGATCGGACCGGAGATCACCTGGACCTACCGGACCCCCGTCACCGACTTCAACTCGATTCCAAAGTTCGACGGCGCCGACTATCTCCTCGGCACTGACCAGATCACCTACGCGCTGGTTCAACGCATCCTGACCAAGCGCCCGGGCCCCACGGGCAAGCTCGTGTCCAACGAGTTCTTCTCCTGGCGGCTCGCCCAAACCTACTATGTACAGATCGCGGAGGGGCAGAACAACTTCGACCCCAACTACTCCTCCTCCGCCTTCGGGCCGGGCTTCCAGCCCGAGCACCTCTCCCCCTTGCTCTCCCGCATGCGCATCCGTCCGAACCCCAACCTCTCCGGAGACTTCAACCTGGAATACGACGTGAACTTCAAGCAGCTTCGGACCATCGGGCTCACGAGCTCCGTCGGCGGTGCGTGGGGGAACCTCCAGGCCGGCTGGTCCCGCTCGGTGCGGTTGTCGGATAACCCCGCGGACCGGGTGGTGGCCGCAGACTGGCTGCGCGGCGGGATCCACCTCGAGCCGGTGGCCCGCATCGGGGTGGACGCCTCCGCCAACTACGACCTGGTCCAGAACGTCTGGGTGCAGCTCTTGGGCCGCGTGCGGTACGAGGTCCAGTGCTG